The Nitrospinaceae bacterium genome window below encodes:
- the lpxA gene encoding acyl-[acyl-carrier-protein]--UDP-N-acetylglucosam ine O-acyltransferase, which yields MTIHKSAEIDSRVSLGKNVSVGAFSILGPNVTIGDDTEIGSHVVVFQNSVIGRDCRIFQGASIGGDPQILNFRDISSSVEIGDGTVIREFVTIHRGAKESQKTKIGDHCMLMNYVHVAHDCQIGDHVVIVNYTGLSGHVEVEDHAFVSGQVGVHQFVRIGKFAMVGGKAAVSKDILPFSLVEGAPARLVSTNSVGLRRRDVKPPVRAALKKALKILLDPEHNTSQAIEKIEAEIEMLDEIRYLIHFIKQSSRGITK from the coding sequence GTGACAATTCATAAGAGTGCTGAGATCGATTCGCGTGTGTCTTTGGGTAAAAATGTTTCCGTAGGGGCGTTTTCAATTCTCGGGCCCAATGTGACCATTGGCGACGACACCGAAATCGGCTCCCACGTTGTGGTCTTTCAAAATTCGGTGATCGGCCGCGATTGCCGGATTTTTCAAGGCGCCTCTATTGGGGGCGATCCGCAGATTTTGAACTTTAGGGACATTTCCTCATCTGTGGAAATCGGCGATGGTACGGTCATTCGCGAATTCGTGACCATTCACCGTGGGGCGAAGGAATCCCAGAAGACGAAGATTGGCGATCACTGCATGCTCATGAACTACGTGCATGTCGCGCACGACTGCCAAATAGGTGACCACGTTGTGATCGTAAATTATACCGGGTTGTCGGGGCATGTTGAAGTGGAAGACCACGCGTTTGTATCCGGTCAGGTGGGGGTGCATCAATTTGTCCGCATCGGAAAGTTTGCGATGGTGGGCGGTAAAGCCGCTGTCAGTAAAGATATTCTACCCTTTTCCCTTGTCGAAGGCGCACCGGCCCGGTTGGTCAGTACCAATTCGGTGGGCCTTAGGAGGCGGGATGTAAAACCTCCGGTAAGGGCCGCCTTGAAAAAAGCATTGAAGATTCTGCTGGATCCCGAGCACAATACGTCGCAGGCCATTGAAAAAATCGAAGCAGAAATTGAAATGCTGGACGAAATTCGATATCTTATCCACTTCATAAAACAATCATCGCGAGGAATTACGAAATAA
- a CDS encoding beta-hydroxyacyl-ACP dehydratase: protein MMDINEIKRIIPHRYPFLLVDRVTECDMESRIVGIKNVTADEPFFQGHFPEYPVMPGVLIIEALAQVACILALKILKKEGHGSVFFTGIDGAKFRKPVVPGDQLRLELNKLKQRGTIFRFQAEAYVGETLATECTLQAMLGKTE, encoded by the coding sequence ATGATGGACATAAATGAAATTAAACGCATCATTCCCCATCGCTATCCTTTTTTGTTGGTCGATCGAGTGACTGAGTGTGATATGGAATCCCGAATTGTGGGGATCAAGAACGTGACTGCCGATGAGCCCTTTTTCCAAGGGCATTTCCCCGAGTATCCAGTGATGCCGGGAGTGTTGATCATTGAAGCTCTGGCCCAGGTCGCGTGCATTCTGGCCCTAAAAATTCTTAAGAAAGAAGGGCATGGTTCCGTTTTTTTTACGGGGATCGACGGCGCCAAATTCCGCAAACCTGTGGTTCCGGGGGATCAGTTACGGTTGGAATTGAACAAGCTCAAACAGAGAGGAACTATATTCCGGTTTCAAGCTGAGGCCTACGTCGGCGAGACGCTGGCTACTGAATGCACTTTACAGGCGATGTTGGGGAAAACTGAATAG
- a CDS encoding OmpH outer membrane protein, producing MQFIMIQFRKKLGCLLSITALAWLLTLNTAMAAESKIGFIDVQKAISSTKDWKKGFAAFKANFQQQKGLISKKEKKIKKMLEDLNKQSFILDPKLKKKKEDDFRKEKVAFERYVEDQNNEFGKKEKEMTRKFLQQMIEVIQKLGKDRKYTMILEKKSVLYHDQGNDLTNLAVKAYDMKYK from the coding sequence ATGCAGTTCATAATGATTCAGTTCAGGAAAAAGCTTGGCTGCCTTTTGTCGATCACGGCATTGGCATGGTTGTTGACACTGAATACGGCGATGGCCGCGGAATCAAAAATTGGTTTTATTGATGTTCAGAAGGCTATCTCCAGTACCAAAGATTGGAAAAAGGGATTCGCTGCTTTCAAAGCCAATTTTCAACAGCAAAAAGGTTTGATTTCCAAAAAAGAAAAAAAGATCAAAAAGATGTTAGAGGATCTGAATAAGCAAAGTTTTATTTTGGACCCGAAACTAAAGAAGAAGAAGGAAGATGACTTCAGAAAAGAAAAAGTCGCGTTCGAGCGCTACGTGGAAGACCAAAACAATGAATTCGGAAAAAAAGAAAAAGAAATGACCCGGAAATTTTTACAACAAATGATAGAAGTCATCCAAAAATTAGGCAAAGACCGTAAATACACCATGATATTAGAGAAAAAATCGGTTCTCTACCACGACCAGGGAAACGACCTCACCAATTTGGCTGTCAAAGCCTACGATATGAAATACAAATAA